TAGAAAAACGAGTTGAATTTTTCAATGACTTAGCTACTTCAAAAAATATTAGTTTTACTAAATTTATAGAAAAAAATATCAAAATAAATTTCAATGAAATAGAACTTTATAGAATAATAGATAACAACCTTTCAAATGCTATAAAATACTCAAAAGAAAACTCTAATATAACTGTAATTTTAGAAACAGTGAATGAAGATTTGAAGTTAACATTTAAAGATGAAGGTGTTGGTATAAAAGATACTTCTAGTATTTTTAAAAGATATTATAGAGGTGATAAAATAACTGGTGGTTTTGGAATAGGGCTTAGTATTGTAAAAAATATTTGTGACAAAAATGATATAAAAATAGAAGTTATTTCAAAAGTAGAAGAGGGAACTACTTTTGTTTATAGTTTTTTGAAAAATTAATTTTTTTAAATCTCCATACCATTTTCAAGTAGTATTTTATTTCTTCCTGATTCTTTTGCTTTGTATAATAGTGTATCAGCTTTTTGTAATGCATTTTCATAAGTTGGATAGCTATTTCTTATCGCAACTCCTGCTGAAAAAGTGATTCTAATTTTTTTATCTTGATATAAAAAACTATTTTCAGTAACTATTGTTTTGATTCTTTTTAAAAATTGTAAAAGCTCTCTATTCAAATTGAAATGAATAATAGCAATAAACTCTTCTCCTCCATAACGACCAACTAAATCATGTTCTCTTACCGTTTTATTTAAAATCTTTCCAAATGTAGATAATACCACATCACCACATTCATGTCCATAAGTATCGTTTAAAATCTTGAAGTGATCTAAATCGAAAAATATCACAGCATATTGAGTATTTATTCTATTATATGAACTTTCTATTCTTTTAATCTCATCACTAAAAGCTCGTCTAGTTAAAACACCAGTTAAATGATCTGTCATATTTTCAGTTTTTGTTTTTGTAAGTTCATCTTCTAAGCTTTTAACTTTTTCTTCTAAAGCTTGAATTTGACTTTTTCCTGATTCAAGTTTATTTGTAACGGAACTCATCTCTTTTTCTATCATTGAAGCTGCATTTACAAGTTCATTTTGTAATTTTGATAAAGCATCAATTCCATCTTTAGCTACATTTATAGACTCTATTTTTTCTCTGATATTTAAAATGTTTTTTGTTCCAGATCCATTACTTGAAATAGCTTCATTAAAATATTCTTCCATCATTAAAACAAGTTTTGAAATATCAGAAGTTTTTTGAACAACAACTAATTTGTCTTTTTCAAATCTTTTTAAAATCAGTTTTTCTATATGAATTTGAACAGCTTTATTGAATAAAAGGTTTGGATTTTTTTCAATTTCTACAAATAATTTTTCTATTTCATCATCTACTTCAACACTAATAGAAGGAAGTAAGGCTTGTTTTAATATAGATGCTAAAACTTCAATATTTTGCGGATGGACTCTTTTTAGTAGAAGAATAATTAGTTTTTCTAAACTATCAATCTTTTTTTCTGCTACTTCTTTTATTTCTATTTCATTTAATTGACTCAAAAATCTCTTCACTATTTCATTCCTAAAAATATTTTATGCTAAAAGCTTTTTAACCATTTCATTTATTCTTTTTCCATCAGCAACACCAGCAAATTTTTTAGATGCAACTCCCATAACTTTTCCCATATCTTTTATTGTTGTTGCTCCAACTTCACTGATTACTTCTTTCATTCCAGATTCTAACTCTTCATCACTTAGTTGTTTTGGTAAATAAATCATAAATACATCAACTTGTTCTTGCTCTTTTTGTACTAAATCATCTCTTGAAGCAGCGCTATATTGTGCTATTGCTTCTTCTCTTTGTTTTATTCCTCTTTGAATCAGTTTGATTACTTCAGCATCATCCAAAACTCTTCTTTCGTCAACTTCAATTTGTTTTATCATTGTATTTATTGCTCTTATAGAGTCTCTTTTAACAACATTTTTTTCTCTCATTGCTGTTTTTAAATCTTCATTTAATTGTTCTTTTAAACTCATTTAAACTCCCTTATTAAATTATTTTTTATTATATCTTTTTATGAATTAAAGCTCTCAATTAGCTCTTCTAGTTCTAAAAACCTTTCAACCTTTTGTTCATATAGTTCTTTAGTCTCTTCTAACTCTTTTGAAATAGCAACAATTCCTTTTTGTTCATAACATTTTGGATTTGCTAAGCAGTTATTTATTTCTTCTAATTTTGTCTCTAATTCTTCCAATTCTTTTGGTAATAAATCATATTCTCTTTGATCTTTGTATGATAGTTTTGTCTGTTTTTTAGCTTGTTGAGGAACTTGAACAGATGTTTTTTCTTTTTCTATTTCAAACTCTAAAGAATCAAGTTCTTTTAGCTCTTTTTCAATCTCTAAGTATTCACTATAAGGTTGAAAACTCTCCATAATATGACCATTCCCTTGAAATACAAAGAGTTTTTTTGCTATTTTATCTACAAAATATCTATCATGTGATACAAATATCAAAGCACCTTGAAAGTTTTGTAAATACTCTTCTAATATATTTATTGTAGGAATATCTAAGTCATTTGTTGGTTCATCAAGTATCAAACAATCAACTTTTTTTGTAAAAAGCAGGGCAAGAGCAACTCTATTTTTTTCTCCACCACTTAAAACTCCAACTTTTTTATCAAGGTATTCTCTAGGAAATAAAAAGTTTTTCAAATATCCAAAAACATGCATATTTCTTCCATCATCGAGGATTACTCTATCTCCACCATTTGGACAGAATGTTTCTAATAAATTTTTATTATCATCTAAACTATCTCTTTGTTGGTCAAAATATCCTATGTTAAAATCACCTTTTTTAAAAGTTCCTTTATCAATTTTTAGTTTTTCCATAAAAATTTTTAATAAAGTTGATTTTCCACTTCCATTTGGTCCAACTATTGCAATAGTATCTTTTTGTAAAATTCTAGTTGTAAAGTCTTGGATTAACTCTTTTTCACCTAATGATTTATAAACATTGTCCAATTCATAAAGCATTTTTTTTCTATTTTGTTGTTTTTCTTCACCATTAAAAGATTTTTGTTCTCTTTGTAATTCAAGGCTCATTTTTCTAATAGCTGCAGGATTTGATCTTGCTTTTTGTTTTAAATCAAAATATTCAGATTTTCTTCTTTCGTTTCTTTTTCTTCTGGCTGTTACTCCGTGTTGCATCCAGTGAGCTTCACGTTTTACCATTCGTAAAAGATTTTCATGTTCTTTTTGCATATTTTCTAAAATTTGAGCTTTTTGCTCTAAATATGAAGAGTATCCACCATTGAACTTTCTTAATGTTCCTCCATCAACTTCAACAACGCTTGTTGCGATATTGTCAATAAAATATCTATCGTGAGAGATGAAAAGTAAAGTGAAATTGTTTTTTAATAAAAGTTGTTCTAAAAATTCAACCATATAAACATCAAGGTGGTTTGTAGGTTCATCTAAAAGTAAAACATCAGGTTTTTTCAAAATAAGCCCTGCAAGACTAACTCGACGTTGTTCTCCACCACTAAGCAAGTTTACATCTTTAAGTTCATATTGTTTTAACTGAAATTCAATTAAAACTCTTTCAATCATATTATCTAAATCCCAAGCATTATGAAACTCTAAAAAAGAAGCCAATTCACTTTGTTTTCTTAATAACTCGTCATCTTCATAGTTCGTCATAAGTTCATTTGTGATTTTTTCGTATTCTACTTTTGCAGTTTTTAGTTCAGTTAGTTGATTTTCAATTGCTTCTCTTACTGTTAAGTTTGCTTTGAATTTTGGTTGCTGGTCAAGCATCTCGATTTTTATTGATTTATCGATAGCCATTTCACCACTATCAGGTTCAACTGTTCTCATAATTATTTTAAAAAGTGTAGATTTTCCTTGACCATTTTGCCCAATAACTGCAATTCTTTGTCCACTATTTAAAGTGAAATTTACATCTTTTAAAATAACTTTAGTATCGTATTGTTTTGAAATATTCTGAATGTCGATTAGTGCCATATATAAAAAACCTTTATTTTGAAGTGTGGATTTTATCAAAAAAAGTGT
The nucleotide sequence above comes from Arcobacter lacus. Encoded proteins:
- a CDS encoding GGDEF domain-containing protein; translated protein: MKRFLSQLNEIEIKEVAEKKIDSLEKLIILLLKRVHPQNIEVLASILKQALLPSISVEVDDEIEKLFVEIEKNPNLLFNKAVQIHIEKLILKRFEKDKLVVVQKTSDISKLVLMMEEYFNEAISSNGSGTKNILNIREKIESINVAKDGIDALSKLQNELVNAASMIEKEMSSVTNKLESGKSQIQALEEKVKSLEDELTKTKTENMTDHLTGVLTRRAFSDEIKRIESSYNRINTQYAVIFFDLDHFKILNDTYGHECGDVVLSTFGKILNKTVREHDLVGRYGGEEFIAIIHFNLNRELLQFLKRIKTIVTENSFLYQDKKIRITFSAGVAIRNSYPTYENALQKADTLLYKAKESGRNKILLENGMEI
- a CDS encoding GatB/YqeY domain-containing protein; this encodes MSLKEQLNEDLKTAMREKNVVKRDSIRAINTMIKQIEVDERRVLDDAEVIKLIQRGIKQREEAIAQYSAASRDDLVQKEQEQVDVFMIYLPKQLSDEELESGMKEVISEVGATTIKDMGKVMGVASKKFAGVADGKRINEMVKKLLA
- the abc-f gene encoding ribosomal protection-like ABC-F family protein, with the protein product MALIDIQNISKQYDTKVILKDVNFTLNSGQRIAVIGQNGQGKSTLFKIIMRTVEPDSGEMAIDKSIKIEMLDQQPKFKANLTVREAIENQLTELKTAKVEYEKITNELMTNYEDDELLRKQSELASFLEFHNAWDLDNMIERVLIEFQLKQYELKDVNLLSGGEQRRVSLAGLILKKPDVLLLDEPTNHLDVYMVEFLEQLLLKNNFTLLFISHDRYFIDNIATSVVEVDGGTLRKFNGGYSSYLEQKAQILENMQKEHENLLRMVKREAHWMQHGVTARRKRNERRKSEYFDLKQKARSNPAAIRKMSLELQREQKSFNGEEKQQNRKKMLYELDNVYKSLGEKELIQDFTTRILQKDTIAIVGPNGSGKSTLLKIFMEKLKIDKGTFKKGDFNIGYFDQQRDSLDDNKNLLETFCPNGGDRVILDDGRNMHVFGYLKNFLFPREYLDKKVGVLSGGEKNRVALALLFTKKVDCLILDEPTNDLDIPTINILEEYLQNFQGALIFVSHDRYFVDKIAKKLFVFQGNGHIMESFQPYSEYLEIEKELKELDSLEFEIEKEKTSVQVPQQAKKQTKLSYKDQREYDLLPKELEELETKLEEINNCLANPKCYEQKGIVAISKELEETKELYEQKVERFLELEELIESFNS